In Fusarium oxysporum f. sp. lycopersici 4287 chromosome 4, whole genome shotgun sequence, a genomic segment contains:
- a CDS encoding hypothetical protein (At least one base has a quality score < 10), producing MTSQHPDFDEFYDDQVAAHRQLFPQQNPWDRITQPSVLISCLIVVVTITYNLYASTTTFQESIQLLGTSLWDGLVFIVPESLLNALDTPDNSTTIATSESMSLVERSHHAVKSDKMRRVLGLTRPGGVMSSVFEVRNRALSMTGSVLGLKTESDRPPGLGNMDNSCYQNSILQGLSSLKPLPEYLSTYLEASNKSGDQDVAQTLRTLIADLNDVSNYGRTLWTPSLLKSMSTWTQQDAQEYYSKLLDDIDKSVAKAIKNAQPQHPGLAFKIDKDDAAVSEHSDDSGYQSVITAPEIKSGHNPLEGMLAQRVACVQCEHSEGLSMIPFTCLTLSLGLNKNQHDLYERLDAYSKVEAIENVECAKCTLLKHEDLLSKLVDRMRHNGTPDEQLQKALRRLEAVKLALEEDDFEEKTLTEKCSIPANNKVSSTKTKQIVISRAPKSLAIHMQRSVFDPSTFNMMKNSAPVNFPMTLDLGPWCLGSAPNSSTQASSAEEKWDGDPRESMIAGDQGSSKFTGPIYELRAVVTHYGRHENGHYICYRRYPRHSPPVKTVDDEEPDSRWIFSLSSNQRIREPTSRT from the coding sequence ATGACGTCTCAACATCCTGACTTCGACGAGTTCTACGACGATCAAGTGGCAGCTCATCGACAGCTCTTTCCACAACAGAATCCTTGGGATCGCATCACCCAACCGAGTGTCCTAATCTCTTGTCTCATCGTTGTCGTCACTATCACATACAACTTATATGCTTCAACCACCACCTTTCAAGAATCAATACAGCTTTTGGGAACCAGTCTTTGGGACGGTCTTGTATTCATTGTCCCTGAGAGCCTCCTGAATGCCTTGGATACACCCGACAATTCCACTACAATCGCAACCTCCGAGTCAATGAGTCTCGTCGAACGAAGCCACCATGCCGTCAAAAGCGACAAGATGCGGAGGGTCTTGGGGCTGACTCGTCCCGGCGGCGTCATGTCCTCAGTCTTTGAAGTTAGAAACCGCGCCCTCTCCATGACCGGCAGCGTTTTGGGCTTGAAGACCGAATCCGATCGTCCACCAGGTCTTGGCAATATGGACAACTCATGCTACCAGAATAGCATCCTCCAAGGACTTTCATCACTCAAACCTCTACCTGAATACCTCTCCACTTATCTTGAGGCATCGAATAAAAGTGGCGATCAAGACGTTGCGCAAACATTACGGACCCTGATCGCCGACCTGAACGACGTTTCGAATTATGGACGCACGTTATGGACTCCAAGTCTGCTCAAGTCTATGAGCACATGGACTCAACAGGATGCTCAAGAATACTACTCTAAATTATTAGACGATATCGATAAGAGTGTCGCAAAGGCTATCAAGAACGCgcagcctcaacatcccGGTCTGGCCTTTAAGATTGATAAGGACGACGCTGCTGTAAGTGAGCATAGCGACGACAGTGGTTATCAAAGCGTAATAACTGCACCCGAGATCAAGTCGGGTCACAATCCGTTGGAGGGTATGCTCGCACAAAGAGTGGCCTGTGTTCAGTGCGAACATTCCGAGGGGTTATCCATGATACCTTTCACATGCTTGACACTGAGTCTTGGTTTGAACAAGAATCAGCATGACCTGTATGAAAGGCTGGACGCTTACAGCAAAGTGGAAGCGATCGAGAACGTCGAGTGTGCCAAGTGTACCCTTCTGAAGCATGAAGACCTTTTGTCTAAGTTGGTAGACAGGATGCGACACAACGGGACGCCAGACGAGCAGCTCCAAAAAGCTCTGCGCCGACTTGAGGCAGTGAAGCTAGctttggaagaagatgattTTGAGGAAAAAACTCTGACGGAAAAGTGCAGCATTCCGGCTAATAACAAAGTCAGCTCTACGAAGACCAAGCAGATTGTTATTTCTCGAGCGCCAAAAAGCTTGGCAATCCACATGCAACGATCGGTGTTTGATCCTTCTACTTTCAacatgatgaagaactcGGCTCCAGTCAACTTTCCCATGACACTGGATCTTGGCCCGTGGTGTTTGGGTAGTGCCCCCAATTCCTCAACCCAGGCATCGAGCGCAGAGGAGAAATGGGACGGGGACCCTCGAGAATCAATGATAGCTGGCGACCAAGGCTCATCCAAATTTACGGGACCTATCTATGAGCTTCGAGCAGTGGTGACACACTATGGGCGGCACGAGAACGGGCACTACATCTGTTATCGCAGATATCCACGACATAGCCCGCCTGTCAAAACagttgacgatgaggaaCCTGATAGCAGGTGGATATTCAGCCTGAGCTCGAATCAAAGAATCAGAGAACCGACGTCGAGAACCTGA
- a CDS encoding 3-oxoacyl-[acyl-carrier protein] reductase — MIQGIGRQVAISFAIEGCRRLALFDKDSTGLNDTKATIKTTSGDANPDVFIRHVDNLDTYEVSRNMELVIKHFGRIDYAVNCAGIYGPTKQSHEVTPEEFDHVINTNFRGLWLFAREELKYMTSQDVGVTHDGRPGFRGSIVNVGSNLGLVGKSKTPVYSASKAAIISLTRSDAIDYAKDQIRVNCVCPGVIETPMTANVPEDDPAVQTAVMKRKGTPQEVADAVLFLSSPKASFIQGAALSVDGGYTIS; from the exons ATGATACAAGGTATTGGACGTCAAGTCGCTATATCATTTGCCATAGAAGGGTGTCGGAGGCTCGCCCTGTTTGACAAAGACAGCACAGGTCTGAACGATACCAAGGCGACCATCAAAACTACGAGCGGAGATGCAAATCCAGATGTGTTCATCAGACACGTTGATAACCTTGACACATATGAAGTTTCCAGAAACATGGAACTTGTTATCAAGCATTTCGGGCGTATTGACTATGCCGTCAACTGTGCTG GAATATATGGTCCGACAAAGCAGAGTCATGAAGTCACCCCTGAAGAGTTCGATCATGTTATAAATACCAACTTTCGTGGTCTGTGGCTGTTTGCACGAGAAGAGCTAAAATATATGACCAGTCAAGATGTTGGAGTTACTCATGATGGACGGCCTGGGTTTAGAGGTTCTATTGTCAATGTTGGAAGCAACCTCGGCCTCGTGGGGAAATCAAAAACTC CGGTATATAGCGCCTCAAAGGCAGCTATCATTAGTTTGACGAGAAGTGATGCTATCGAT TATGCCAAAGATCAGATTCGTGTTAACTGCGTCTGCCCTGGAGTTATTGA AACTCCCATGACGGCTAATGTTCCGGAAGATGACCCGGCCGTACAGACTGCCGTcatgaaaagaaaagggacTCCGCAGGAAGTAGCAGATGCTGTTTTGTTCTTATCAAGTCCCAAGGCTTCTTTCATTCAGGGTGCTGCATTGTCAGTTGATGGGGGCTATACTATTAGTTAG
- a CDS encoding argininosuccinate synthase produces the protein MIIENLQKEFVEQIVFRAIQCNAIYEDRYLLGTALARPVIARAQVRVAEKYNCNLLSHGCTGKGNDQVRFELAFKACNPSIKVIAPWRLPEFCEKFQGRQDLLKFAAENNIPVSSTPKAPWSQDENLVHCSYEAGILEDPDHTPPKDLWTQTVDPLEAPDKPLDFTVYFEKGLPVKVATPDQEATDSVELFKLLNKIGHDHGVGRIDIVENRWIGLKSRGCYDTPGLTIARLAHVDLEGLVLDSKVRKLRDQFVTIEWSQCLYNGMYFSPEREWLDEAIVSAQKGVNGQVRLRAYKGNVYVLGRSSETSSLYSQEDASMDSLDTFSPMDSTGFIAIQSIRLEKYGAQKAKDGQPLSQS, from the exons ATGATCATCGAGAACCTTCAGAAGGAGTTCGTCGAGCAGATCGTTTTCCGAGCAATCCAGTGCAATGCCATCTATGAGGACCGATACCTCCTTGGAACTGCTCTGGCCCGACCTGTCATCGCTCGCGCCCAGGTCCGCGTTGCTGAGAAGTACAACTGCAATCTTTTGAGCCACGGCTGCACAGGCAAAGGC AACGA TCAAGTTCGTTTCGAGCTCGCCTTCAAGGCTTGCAACCCTTCCATTAAAGTCATCGCCCCCTGGCGACTCCCCGAATTCTGTGAGAAGTTCCAGGGTCGACAGGATCTCCTCAAGTTCGCCGCCGAGAACAACATCCCTGTTTCATCGACCCCCAAGGCTCCTTGGAGCCAGGACGAGAACCTCGTTCATTGCTCGTACGAGGCTGGTATTCTCGAAGACCCCGATCACACTCCTCCTAAGGACCTTTGGACCCAGACTGTCGATCCCCTTGAGGCTCCTGACAAGCCTCTCGACTTCACCGTGTACTTCGAGAAGGGTCTCCCTGTCAAGGTTGCTACCCCTGACCAAGAGGCTACCGACTCGGTAGAGCTGTTCAAGCTGCTCAACAAGATTGGTCACGACCACGGCGTCGGCCGAATTGACAT TGTCGAGAACCGATGGATTGGGCTCAAGAGCCGAGGATGCTACGACACCCCTGGTCTCACCATCGCCCGCCTTGCTCACGTCGATCTCGAGGGTCTTGTCCTCGACTCAAAGGTCCGCAAGCTTCGAGATCAATTTGTGACTATCGAGTGGTCCCAGTGCCTTTACAATGGCATGTACTTCTCCCCTGAGCGTGAGTGGCTCGATGAGGCAATCGTTTCTGCTCAAAAGGGTGTCAACGGTCAGGTCCGCCTCCGTGCGTACAAGGGCAATGTTTACGTCCTTGGACGATCCAGCGAGACCAGCAGCCTCTACTCCCAGGAGGATGCTTCAATGGACAGCCTTGACACCTTTTCTCCCATGGACAGCACTGGCTTCATTGCTATCCAGTCTATCCGATTGGAGAAGTACGGTGCTCAGAAGGCTAAGGACGGCCAACCCCTTAGCCAGTCCTAA
- a CDS encoding 3-oxoacyl-[acyl-carrier protein] reductase, giving the protein MSETSNALFPGVALVTGAASGIGRQVAISFAIEGCRRLALFDKDSTGLNDTKATIKTTSGDANPDVFIRHVDNLDTYEVSRNMELVIKHFGRIDYAVNCAGIYGPTKQSHEVTPEEFDHVINTNFRGLWLFAREELKYMTSQDVGVTHDGRPGFRGSIVNVGSNLGLVGKSKTPVYSASKAAIISLTRSDAIDVSPTDGLTLPSYLTHTVCQRSDSC; this is encoded by the exons ATGTCTGAAACATCCAATGCCCTCTTCCCAGGCGTGGCTTTGGTCACTGGCGCCGCATCGG GTATTGGACGTCAAGTCGCTATATCATTTGCCATAGAAGGGTGTCGGAGGCTCGCCCTGTTTGACAAAGACAGCACAGGTCTGAACGATACCAAGGCGACCATCAAAACTACGAGCGGAGATGCAAATCCAGATGTGTTCATCAGACACGTTGATAACCTTGACACATATGAAGTTTCCAGAAACATGGAACTTGTTATCAAGCATTTCGGGCGTATTGACTATGCCGTCAACTGTGCTG GAATATATGGTCCGACAAAGCAGAGTCATGAAGTCACCCCTGAAGAGTTCGATCATGTTATAAATACCAACTTTCGTGGTCTGTGGCTGTTTGCACGAGAAGAGCTAAAATATATGACCAGTCAAGATGTTGGAGTTACTCATGATGGACGGCCTGGGTTTAGAGGTTCTATTGTCAATGTTGGAAGCAACCTCGGCCTCGTGGGGAAATCAAAAACTC CGGTATATAGCGCCTCAAAGGCAGCTATCATTAGTTTGACGAGAAGTGATGCTATCGATGTAAGTCCAACTGATGGGTTGACCCTACCTTCTTATTTAACACATACAGTATGCCAAAGATCAGATTCGTGTTAA
- a CDS encoding 3-oxoacyl-[acyl-carrier protein] reductase, whose amino-acid sequence MSETSNALFPGVALVTGAASGIGRQVAISFAIEGCRRLALFDKDSTGLNDTKATIKTTSGDANPDVFIRHVDNLDTYEVSRNMELVIKHFGRIDYAVNCAGIYGPTKQSHEVTPEEFDHVINTNFRGLWLFAREELKYMTSQDVGVTHDGRPGFRGSIVNVGSNLGLVGKSKTPVYSASKAAIISLTRSDAIDYAKDQIRVNCVCPGVIETPMTANVPEDDPAVQTAVMKRKGTPQEVADAVLFLSSPKASFIQGAALSVDGGYTIS is encoded by the exons ATGTCTGAAACATCCAATGCCCTCTTCCCAGGCGTGGCTTTGGTCACTGGCGCCGCATCGG GTATTGGACGTCAAGTCGCTATATCATTTGCCATAGAAGGGTGTCGGAGGCTCGCCCTGTTTGACAAAGACAGCACAGGTCTGAACGATACCAAGGCGACCATCAAAACTACGAGCGGAGATGCAAATCCAGATGTGTTCATCAGACACGTTGATAACCTTGACACATATGAAGTTTCCAGAAACATGGAACTTGTTATCAAGCATTTCGGGCGTATTGACTATGCCGTCAACTGTGCTG GAATATATGGTCCGACAAAGCAGAGTCATGAAGTCACCCCTGAAGAGTTCGATCATGTTATAAATACCAACTTTCGTGGTCTGTGGCTGTTTGCACGAGAAGAGCTAAAATATATGACCAGTCAAGATGTTGGAGTTACTCATGATGGACGGCCTGGGTTTAGAGGTTCTATTGTCAATGTTGGAAGCAACCTCGGCCTCGTGGGGAAATCAAAAACTC CGGTATATAGCGCCTCAAAGGCAGCTATCATTAGTTTGACGAGAAGTGATGCTATCGAT TATGCCAAAGATCAGATTCGTGTTAACTGCGTCTGCCCTGGAGTTATTGA AACTCCCATGACGGCTAATGTTCCGGAAGATGACCCGGCCGTACAGACTGCCGTcatgaaaagaaaagggacTCCGCAGGAAGTAGCAGATGCTGTTTTGTTCTTATCAAGTCCCAAGGCTTCTTTCATTCAGGGTGCTGCATTGTCAGTTGATGGGGGCTATACTATTAGTTAG
- a CDS encoding 3-oxoacyl-[acyl-carrier protein] reductase, translating into MSETSNALFPGVALVTGAASGIGRQVAISFAIEGCRRLALFDKDSTGLNDTKATIKTTSGDANPDVFIRHVDNLDTYEVSRNMELVIKHFGRIDYAVNCAGIYGPTKQSHEVTPEEFDHVINTNFRGLWLFAREELKYMTSQDVGVTHDGRPGFRGSIVNVGSNLGLVGKSKTRENILYLEQAYMRADSWDSGI; encoded by the exons ATGTCTGAAACATCCAATGCCCTCTTCCCAGGCGTGGCTTTGGTCACTGGCGCCGCATCGG GTATTGGACGTCAAGTCGCTATATCATTTGCCATAGAAGGGTGTCGGAGGCTCGCCCTGTTTGACAAAGACAGCACAGGTCTGAACGATACCAAGGCGACCATCAAAACTACGAGCGGAGATGCAAATCCAGATGTGTTCATCAGACACGTTGATAACCTTGACACATATGAAGTTTCCAGAAACATGGAACTTGTTATCAAGCATTTCGGGCGTATTGACTATGCCGTCAACTGTGCTG GAATATATGGTCCGACAAAGCAGAGTCATGAAGTCACCCCTGAAGAGTTCGATCATGTTATAAATACCAACTTTCGTGGTCTGTGGCTGTTTGCACGAGAAGAGCTAAAATATATGACCAGTCAAGATGTTGGAGTTACTCATGATGGACGGCCTGGGTTTAGAGGTTCTATTGTCAATGTTGGAAGCAACCTCGGCCTCGTGGGGAAATCAAAAACTCGTGAGAATATATTGTACCTTGAACAGGCTTATATGCGGGCTGACAGTTGGGACAGCGGTATATAG
- a CDS encoding 3-oxoacyl-[acyl-carrier protein] reductase, with the protein MSETSNALFPGVALVTGAASGIGRQVAISFAIEGCRRLALFDKDSTGLNDTKATIKTTSGDANPDVFIRHVDNLDTYEVSRNMELVIKHFGRIDYAVNCAGIYGPTKQSHEVTPEEFDHVINTNFRGLWLFAREELKYMTSQDVGVTHDGRPGFRGSIVNVGSNLGLVGKSKTPVYSASKAAIISLTRSDAIDYAKDQIRVNCVCPGVIE; encoded by the exons ATGTCTGAAACATCCAATGCCCTCTTCCCAGGCGTGGCTTTGGTCACTGGCGCCGCATCGG GTATTGGACGTCAAGTCGCTATATCATTTGCCATAGAAGGGTGTCGGAGGCTCGCCCTGTTTGACAAAGACAGCACAGGTCTGAACGATACCAAGGCGACCATCAAAACTACGAGCGGAGATGCAAATCCAGATGTGTTCATCAGACACGTTGATAACCTTGACACATATGAAGTTTCCAGAAACATGGAACTTGTTATCAAGCATTTCGGGCGTATTGACTATGCCGTCAACTGTGCTG GAATATATGGTCCGACAAAGCAGAGTCATGAAGTCACCCCTGAAGAGTTCGATCATGTTATAAATACCAACTTTCGTGGTCTGTGGCTGTTTGCACGAGAAGAGCTAAAATATATGACCAGTCAAGATGTTGGAGTTACTCATGATGGACGGCCTGGGTTTAGAGGTTCTATTGTCAATGTTGGAAGCAACCTCGGCCTCGTGGGGAAATCAAAAACTC CGGTATATAGCGCCTCAAAGGCAGCTATCATTAGTTTGACGAGAAGTGATGCTATCGAT TATGCCAAAGATCAGATTCGTGTTAACTGCGTCTGCCCTGGAGTTATTGAGTAA
- a CDS encoding argininosuccinate synthase: MSKGRVCLAYSGGLDTSTILKWLILEGYEVVCFLADVGQVEDFDAVEKKALALGAERMIIENLQKEFVEQIVFRAIQCNAIYEDRYLLGTALARPVIARAQVRVAEKYNCNLLSHGCTGKGNDQVRFELAFKACNPSIKVIAPWRLPEFCEKFQGRQDLLKFAAENNIPVSSTPKAPWSQDENLVHCSYEAGILEDPDHTPPKDLWTQTVDPLEAPDKPLDFTVYFEKGLPVKVATPDQEATDSVELFKLLNKIGHDHGVGRIDIVENRWIGLKSRGCYDTPGLTIARLAHVDLEGLVLDSKVRKLRDQFVTIEWSQCLYNGMYFSPEREWLDEAIVSAQKGVNGQVRLRAYKGNVYVLGRSSETSSLYSQEDASMDSLDTFSPMDSTGFIAIQSIRLEKYGAQKAKDGQPLSQS; this comes from the exons ATGTCAAAAGGCCGTGTTTGTCT TGCCTATTCTGGAG GTCTCGATACCTCGACTATCTTAAAATGGCTCATTCTAGAGGGCTATGAGGTTGTG TGCTTCCTCGCCGATGTTGGTCAGGTCGAGGACTTCGATGCTGTCGAAAAGAAGGCCCTCGCTCTCGGCGCGGAGCGCATGATCATCGAGAACCTTCAGAAGGAGTTCGTCGAGCAGATCGTTTTCCGAGCAATCCAGTGCAATGCCATCTATGAGGACCGATACCTCCTTGGAACTGCTCTGGCCCGACCTGTCATCGCTCGCGCCCAGGTCCGCGTTGCTGAGAAGTACAACTGCAATCTTTTGAGCCACGGCTGCACAGGCAAAGGC AACGA TCAAGTTCGTTTCGAGCTCGCCTTCAAGGCTTGCAACCCTTCCATTAAAGTCATCGCCCCCTGGCGACTCCCCGAATTCTGTGAGAAGTTCCAGGGTCGACAGGATCTCCTCAAGTTCGCCGCCGAGAACAACATCCCTGTTTCATCGACCCCCAAGGCTCCTTGGAGCCAGGACGAGAACCTCGTTCATTGCTCGTACGAGGCTGGTATTCTCGAAGACCCCGATCACACTCCTCCTAAGGACCTTTGGACCCAGACTGTCGATCCCCTTGAGGCTCCTGACAAGCCTCTCGACTTCACCGTGTACTTCGAGAAGGGTCTCCCTGTCAAGGTTGCTACCCCTGACCAAGAGGCTACCGACTCGGTAGAGCTGTTCAAGCTGCTCAACAAGATTGGTCACGACCACGGCGTCGGCCGAATTGACAT TGTCGAGAACCGATGGATTGGGCTCAAGAGCCGAGGATGCTACGACACCCCTGGTCTCACCATCGCCCGCCTTGCTCACGTCGATCTCGAGGGTCTTGTCCTCGACTCAAAGGTCCGCAAGCTTCGAGATCAATTTGTGACTATCGAGTGGTCCCAGTGCCTTTACAATGGCATGTACTTCTCCCCTGAGCGTGAGTGGCTCGATGAGGCAATCGTTTCTGCTCAAAAGGGTGTCAACGGTCAGGTCCGCCTCCGTGCGTACAAGGGCAATGTTTACGTCCTTGGACGATCCAGCGAGACCAGCAGCCTCTACTCCCAGGAGGATGCTTCAATGGACAGCCTTGACACCTTTTCTCCCATGGACAGCACTGGCTTCATTGCTATCCAGTCTATCCGATTGGAGAAGTACGGTGCTCAGAAGGCTAAGGACGGCCAACCCCTTAGCCAGTCCTAA
- a CDS encoding 3-oxoacyl-[acyl-carrier protein] reductase: protein MIQGIGRQVAISFAIEGCRRLALFDKDSTGLNDTKATIKTTSGDANPDVFIRHVDNLDTYEVSRNMELVIKHFGRIDYAVNCAGIYGPTKQSHEVTPEEFDHVINTNFRGLWLFAREELKYMTSQDVGVTHDGRPGFRGSIVNVGSNLGLVGKSKTRENILYLEQAYMRADSWDSGI, encoded by the exons ATGATACAAGGTATTGGACGTCAAGTCGCTATATCATTTGCCATAGAAGGGTGTCGGAGGCTCGCCCTGTTTGACAAAGACAGCACAGGTCTGAACGATACCAAGGCGACCATCAAAACTACGAGCGGAGATGCAAATCCAGATGTGTTCATCAGACACGTTGATAACCTTGACACATATGAAGTTTCCAGAAACATGGAACTTGTTATCAAGCATTTCGGGCGTATTGACTATGCCGTCAACTGTGCTG GAATATATGGTCCGACAAAGCAGAGTCATGAAGTCACCCCTGAAGAGTTCGATCATGTTATAAATACCAACTTTCGTGGTCTGTGGCTGTTTGCACGAGAAGAGCTAAAATATATGACCAGTCAAGATGTTGGAGTTACTCATGATGGACGGCCTGGGTTTAGAGGTTCTATTGTCAATGTTGGAAGCAACCTCGGCCTCGTGGGGAAATCAAAAACTCGTGAGAATATATTGTACCTTGAACAGGCTTATATGCGGGCTGACAGTTGGGACAGCGGTATATAG
- a CDS encoding serine/threonine-protein phosphatase 2B catalytic subunit: MDSEGEANTAPSTEERRNVQVDNAIRAIQEKKPVPEIDFTIHTMEDNTQVSTLERVCKDVQAPAMYKPTDEQFFEDDTHSKPNLQFLKQHFYREGRLTEEQALWIIRKGTELLRAEPNLLEMDAPITVCGDVHGQYYDLMKLFEVGGDPAETRYLFLGDYVDRGYFSIECVLYLWCLKIHYPKTLWLLRGNHECRHLTDYFTFKLECKHKYSETIYEACMESFCALPLAAVMNKQFLCIHGGLSPELHTLDDLKSIDRFREPPTQGLMCDILWADPLEDFGQEKTSDYFLHNHVRGCSYFFSYPAACAFLEKNNLLSIIRAHEAQDAGYRMYRKTRTTGFPSVMTIFSAPNYLDVYNNKAAVLKYENNVMNIRQFNCTPHPYWLPNFMDVFTWSLPFVGEKITDMLIAILSTCSEEELKEETPSSTSPGPASPALSNDPESIEVRRRAIKNKILAIGRLSRVFQVLREESEKVTELKTVSGGRLPAGTLMLGAEGLKNAINGFEDARKVDLQNERLPPTHEEVVKHQEEERNTALQKAADDANNDKKLQQLSRRLSTDRKNRAPTS; encoded by the exons ATGGACTCTGAAGGCGAGGCCAACACTGCGCCCTCTACTGAGGAGCGACGCAACGTCCAGGTCGACAATGCCATTCGCGCCAttcaggagaagaagccggTACCCGAGATCGATTTTACTATTCACACCATGGAGGATAACACCCAGGTCAGCACCTTGGAGCGTGTGTGCAAAG ATGTCCAAGCGCCTGCCATGTACAAGCCTACCGACGAGCAATTCTTCGAGGATGACACCCATTCCAAGCCCAACCTTCAGTTTCTTAAGCAGCATTTCTATCGCGAGGGCCGTCTTACCGAAGAGCAGGCTCTTTGGATTATCAGGAAGGGTACCGAGCTTCTGCGCGCCGAGCCCAACCTTCTGGAGATGGACGCTCCCATCACTGTCTGTGGTGACGTTCATGGACAGTACTACGATCTGATGAAGCTGTTCGAAGTCGGAGGTGACCCCGCTGAGACCCGATACCTCTTCCTCGGTGACTATGTCGACCGAGGCTACTTCAGCATAGAGTGTGTCCTCTACCTCTGGTGTCTCAAGATCCATTACCCCAAGACCCTCTGGCTGTTGCGAGGAAACCATGAATGTCGCCACTTGACTGACTACTTCACCTTCAAGCTCGAGTGCAAGCACAAATACTCAGAGACTATCTACGAGGCCTGCATGGAATCATTCTGCGCCCTTCCCCTTGCTGCTGTTATGAACAAGCAATTTCTTTGTATTCATGGTGGACTGAGCCCAGAGTTGCACACACTCGACGACTTGAAGAGC ATTGATCGTTTCCGCGAGCCTCCTACTCAGGGCCTTATGTGCGACATCCTCTGGGCTGATCCTCTCGAAGACTTTGGCCAGGAGAAGACAAGCGACTATTTCCTACACAACCATGTCCGAGGATGCTCATACTTTTTCTCCTATCCAGCCGCCTGCGCCTTCTTGGAAAAGAATAACCTTCTTTCAATCATTCGTGCTCACGAGGCCCAAGATGCCGGCTACCGCATGTACCGCAAGACCAGAACCACCGGCTTTCCAAGTGTTATGACCATTTTCTCCGCCCCTAATTACCTCGATGTGTACAACAACAAGGCTGCGGTACTCAAGTATGAGAACAACGTGATGAACATTCGACAGTTCAATTGCACTCCTCATCCTTATTGGCTCCCCAACTTCATGGACGTTTTCACCTGGTCTCTTCCTTTCGTGGGGGAGAAGATCACCGATATGCTCATCGCCATTCTCAGCACCTGTTCAGAGGAGGAACTTAAAGAAGAGACaccctcttcaacctcgcCTGGCCCCGCCTCGCCAGCTTTGTCCAATGACCCTGAGTCGATTGAGGTTCGACGTAGagccatcaagaacaagattcTCGCCATCGGACGGCTGTCTCGTGTATTCCAGGTGCTTCGCGAGGAGTCCGAGAAGGTCACAGAACTCAAGACTGTGTCTGGTGGAAGATTGCCCGCGGGAACTCTTATGCTTGGTGCCGAAGGCCTCAAGAACGCAATCAACGGATTCGAGGATGCTCGAAAGGTCGATTTACAGAACGAGAGGCTGCCACCCACTCACGAGGAAGTTGTCAAGCaccaggaggaggagcgaAACACCGCGCTTCAGAAGGCAGCTGATGATGCCAACAATGACAAGAAATTGCAGCAGCTCTCCAGAAGGCTCAGCAC TGATCGCAAGAACCGAGCTCCAACGTCATGA
- a CDS encoding oxidoreductase, with translation MDPKTGAFHHDNMAVPDTSRVLPLFSLKGRTAIVSGAGAGIGLAIAQGLAEAGANVAIWYNSNKQALKEAEKIEKDYGVKCRAYQVNVISPEAVDKAINDIISDFSGRLDVFVANSGIAWEDGPFIDGPTERARRVMEVNVDGVMWCAKSAGAHFRRQKKEGTTLDGKKLTNFVAGSFIATASMSGSIVNIPQLQAVYNASKAAVIHFCKSLAVEWTGFARVNTVSPGYIKTEITDFISEDVKNIFKEKTVAGRQGETGELKGAYLYLASDASSFTTGHDLVVDGGYCVP, from the exons ATGGATCCTAAAACTGGTGCATTTCACCATGATAACATGGCGGTGCCAGACACTTCCAGAGTTCTTCCACTATTCTCTCTCAAAGGCCGCACAGCTATTGTCTCTGGCGCTGGTGCAGGTATTGGTCTAGCCATTGCTCAAGGGCTGGCAGAGGCTGGCGCCAATGTGGCTATCTGgtacaacagcaacaagcaAGCACTGaaagaagctgagaagatAGAAAAGGACTACGGTGTCAAGT GCCGAGCATACCAAGTCAATGTTATCTCACCCGAAGCAGTTGACAAGGCCATCAACGACATTATCTCCGATTTCAGTGGTCGTCTTGATGTGTTTGTGGCCAATTCCGGTATTGCCTGGGAAGACGGGCCCTTCATCGACGGGCCTACTGAGAGAGCTCGCCGTGTTATGGAGGtcaacgttgacggtgtCATGTGGTGCGCCAAGAGTGCAGGAGCACATTTCCGAAGACAGAAGAAAGAGGGCACAACGTTGGATGGAAAGAAATTGACAAATTTTGTGGCGGGCAGCTTCATTGCTACAGCATCTATGAGTGgaagcatcgtcaacatcccTCAATTGCAGGCAGTATACAACGCTTCGAAGGCAGCTGTAATCCACTTCT GTAAATCTCTGGCTGTGGAATGGACAGGCTTTGCTCGTGTCAACACTGTATCACCTGGATATATCAAGACCGAGATCACAGATTTCATCAGCGAGGACGTCAAGAACATTTTCAAGGAAAAGACAGTTGCTGG ACGTCAAGGCGAAACTGGAGAGCTCAAGGGAGCTTATCTGTACCTGGCTAGTGATGCCTCATCCTTTACAACTGGTCATGACCTGGTCGTTGATGGTGGTTACTGTGTTCCTTAA